One part of the Ursus arctos isolate Adak ecotype North America unplaced genomic scaffold, UrsArc2.0 scaffold_16, whole genome shotgun sequence genome encodes these proteins:
- the LOC130543813 gene encoding ral guanine nucleotide dissociation stimulator-like: MWMNLSLSPAPVPAPGLLPAAEPGTGPPIELEATPALCQLSPAVSEPASPPSAVPELQPVLPSSACVPGAEQQSAGPPFLLESFTQATATEPTAAPEASCHRCVTPKNQLGEEKPDLLDFPPRLVAEQLTYMDAELFKKLLPHQCLGSVWSKRNKPGNEHLAPTVRATVAQFNGVAKCVITTCLGNPSMTARDRAMVVEHWIKVAKACQTLRNYSSLRAILSALQSVSIHRLENTWGKVSRKPLRIFQKLCSKDTAQGRNLLIKERPSNRFATLVMALRGAQKRMQKKGVVPFLGTFLTELVMLDTAMEDYLEGNEINHHKRNKEYQVITDIMLLQVAAENYTLEPEDPFWAWFQAMEPLSEAESYTLSCQLEPRS, from the exons atgtggatgaacctttctctgtctcctgccccagtgccagctccagggctccttccagcggcagagccaggaacagggcctcctatagagctagaggcgaccccggctctgtgtcaactgtcacctgcggtgtcagagccagcctcccctccgtcagctgttccagaactgcaacccgtgctcccatcttctgcatgtgtgccgggtgctgagcagcagtcagctggaccaccctttttgctagaaagtttcactcaggcaacagccacagagcccaccgcggccccagaggcttcctgccaccgctgtgtcaccccaaagaaccagctgggtgaggagaagcccgacctcctggacttccctcccaggctggtggcagagcagctcacgtatatggatgcg gagctgttcaagaagctgctgccccatcagtgcctgggctccgtctggtccaagcgcaacaagcctggcaatgagcacctggcacccacagtccgggccactgtcgcccagttcaacggtgtggccaagtgtgtcatcaccacctgccttggcaacccaagcatgacagcccgggacagggccatggtggtggagcactggatcaaggtggccaag gcctgtcaaaccctgaggaactactcgtccttacgtgccatcctctcggctctgcagagtgtctccattcaccgcctcgagaacacgtgggggaaggtttccag gaagccattgaggatctttcaaaagctgtgcagcaaggacaccgcacagggcaggaacctgctcatcaag GAGCGACCgtccaatagatttgccaccctggtgatggccctccggggagcccagaagaggatgcagaagaag ggtgtcgtgcctttccttggcactttcctcaccgagctggtgatgttagataccgccatggaggactatctggag gggaatgagatcaaccaccataaaagaaataag gaataccaagtcattacggacatcatgctgctccaggtggctgccgagaattacaccctagagcccgaggatcctttttgggcctggttccaggctatggagccgctcagcgaggctgagag ctacaccctgtcctgccagctggagccccggtcctag
- the LOC130543814 gene encoding ral guanine nucleotide dissociation stimulator-like isoform X2: MTARDRAMVVEHWIKVAKACQTLRNYSSLRAILSALQSVSIHRLENTWGKVSRKPLRIFQKLCSKDTAQGRNLLIKERPSNRFATLVMALRGAQKRMQKKGVVPFLGTFLTELVMLDTAMEDYLEGNEINHHKRNKEYQVITDIMLLQVAAENYTLEPEDPFWAWFQAMEPLSEAESYTLSCQLEPRS; the protein is encoded by the exons atgacagcccgggacagggccatggtggtggagcactggatcaaggtggccaag gcctgtcaaaccctgaggaactactcgtccttacgtgccatcctctcggctctgcagagtgtctccattcaccgcctcgagaacacgtgggggaaggtttccag gaagccattgaggatctttcaaaagctgtgcagcaaggacaccgcacagggcaggaacctgctcatcaag GAGCGACCgtccaatagatttgccaccctggtgatggccctccggggagcccagaagaggatgcagaagaag ggtgtcgtgcctttccttggcactttcctcaccgagctggtgatgttagataccgccatggaggactatctggag gggaatgagatcaaccaccataaaagaaataag gaataccaagtcattacggacatcatgctgctccaggtggctgccgagaattacaccctagagcccgaggatcctttttgggcctggttccaggctatggagccgctcagcgaggctgagag ctacaccctgtcctgccagctggagccccggtcctag